The Haloterrigena turkmenica DSM 5511 nucleotide sequence CTCCGGGGAGCGCGAGTCTCGTGACCCGCTGGTAGCGGAACTCGAGGGGCTGTCGCCCCACCAGCAGCGGATCGTCGTGCGTGCGTTTACGACCTACTTCGAACTGATCAATCTCGCGGAGGAACGCGAGCGAGTGCGTACGATCCGCACCGAATCCAACGAGGGCACCCTCGAGGACGGTCTTAGCGCTGCGGCCGCAGAACTGGGCGAAGAAGACGTCGATACCGTCCACCAAGTGTTGGACGACGTGCTAATCGAGCCGACGTTCACCGCACACCCGACCGAAGCGCGACGGAAAACGGTCAAATCCAAACTCAGAGATATCTCGACGCATCTCGAGACGCTGGACGAACGGCTGCTCACCGAGAAGGAGCAGTCACAGGTGTGGCGGGACATCGACGCGGAGGTGACGAGCCTCTGGCAGACCCCACAGGTCCGAAACCGCCAGCCCGAGCCCGAAGACGAGGCGCGCAACGTCCAGTGGTACCTCGAGAACACGCTGTTCGACGTCGTCAGTGAAGTCTACGACGAACTCGCCGACGCCATCGACGCCGAGGTTGACGGCGACCTCGAGATTCCGAAGCTGTTCGAGTTCCGCTCGTGGGCGGGCAGCGACCGCGACGGCAACCCCTACGTGACGCCCGAAGTCACTTCGAATACCCTCGAGCGCCAGCGCGAGGTCGTCCTCGAGAAGTACCGCGAGCAACTCAAGCACCTCTCGGGCGTGCTGAGCCAAGACGGCAGCCGCATCGACACCGACGGCGAGTTCGAGGCCTCCCTCGAGGAAGACCGTGAACGGCTTCCCGGTAGCGCCCGCATGGCCGAAGAACGCTACCCTGACGAACCGTACCGCCAGAAGCTCAAACTCATGCGCGAGCGCCTCGCGCGCGTCGGCGACGTCCGTCCGGGCGGCTACGACGACGTCGACGAACTCCTCAACGACCTCGAGATCATCGCACAGAGCCTCCGTAACAACGTGGCCGAAAACGTCGTCGAGGCCCACGTCGACCCGATCCGGCGCCAGGTCGCCACCTTCGGCTTCTCGCTGGCCAGCCTCGATCTGCGCGAACATCAGCAGAAGCATACCGACGCTATCGCCGAGGCCCTCGAGAGCGAGGGGATCGACTACTACGATCTCTCGGAGGCCGAGCGCGTCACGTTCCTGACCGACGCCGTGTTACAGGACGAGCCCGTACTCGACCTGAGCGAAACCGACGGGCTCTCGGAGGACTCGGCGCGCGTCTTCGAGCTCTTCGACAGCCTCGCCGACTGGCAGACCGAGTACGGCGTCGAGGCCATCGACACCTACGCCATCTCGATGACCGACGAGCCCAGCCACGTTCTCGAGGTGCTGTTCTTGGCCGATCAGGCCGGCGTCGTCTCGTTGCCCGAACACTCGGGGATCGACATCGTTCCGCTGCTCGAGACCGAGTACGCCCTCTCGGGAGCGCGACGCATCATGGGGACGCTATTCGAGAACGAGGCCTACAGTCAGGCCCTCGAGGCTCGCGGGCGGACCCAGGAGATCATGCTGGGCTACTCGGACTCGAACAAGGAGAACGGCTTCCTGGCGGCCAATTGGTCGCTATTTAAAAACCAGCGCCGGCTGGGCGAGATCTGCGACGATTACGACGTCCAGATGCGGCTGTTCCACGGCCGCGGCGGCTCGATCTCGCGCGGCGGCGGTCCGATGAACGAGGCGCTGCTGGCGCTGCCGAACAACACCATTACGGGCCAGGTCAAGTTCACCGAACAAGGCGAAGCCATCGCCGAGAAGTACGGCAATCCCCGCATCGCCGAGCGCAACATCGAGCAGATGCTCAATGCCCAACTCCGGGCGCGCAAGCAGGCGATCAACCAACCCGAAGAGGAGATTCCCTCGGAGTGGACCGACGCGATGGAGACGATGGCCGACGCCGCCCGGCAAGAGTACCGGAACCTCCTCGAGAGCGACGGCTTCGTCCGATACTTCGAGCAGGCGACGCCGATTACGGTGATCGAGGACCTCAACCTCGGCTCGCGGCCGGCCTCGCGGTCGGGCGAGCGCAGCGTTGAGGATCTCCGGGCGATCCCGTGGGTGTTCTCCTGGACGCAGTCGCGATGTATCCTCCCGGGCTGGTACGCCGTCGCGACCGGTATCGAAGCGTATCTGGAGGACGGCGGCTCGATGGAGACGCTCCGGGAGATGTACGACGAGTGGCCGTTCTTCCGGACGACGCTGGACAATGCCGCCCTCTCGCTGTCCCGCACCGATCTCGAGATCGCTGCGCAATACGCGGACATCGCGGATCCCGATCTTCGCGAGCGGTTCTTCTCGCGCATAACTGCGGAGTTCGAACGTGCGCTCGAACTGATCACCGAGATCGGCCGACGCGACGAACTCCATCCCCGCGACTGGCTCGGTGAGAACCTCGAACGCCGGAATCCGTACGTCGATCCGCTAAACGTACTGCAGGTCCATTTGCTCGAGCAGACCCATCGCACGGATATCGAGGAGCGGACGCTTCGATTGACGGTCAAGGGAATCGCTGCCGGGATGAAAAACACTGGGTGAAATGGGCTACTGAGACGCTGAGACGAGCCGAACGAATTCGCTCCCAACGCCGATCTCTCCGTTCGGTAAAGGAAACGGCCATCGGCTCTGCTGGAGTTGTGGCTCTCGGTCGAGAACGGATGCAACGAGAGGCACCGTTTAGTTAACACAATTTACGAAGCGAGCAGGTCGTAGTTGGTCATGCAGCTCGCAGACCTGCTCAGCGCGGATTACGAGATTGAAGAACCGTATCAGCTCCGAACAGAGGCCGTCAATTGGATCCGACAGACCGGAAAGACGCACCGATTCACATTCAGAAATATAAGTAGTAGCATAAATGCTCGCCACTAAAAGTTGGACATTTTATGTATTGAGTTTTAACCGCCATTATAAACAATGAATATAAATATGATCCGCTCGTGGATGACAATGGAGATATCGATCAATGTCCATGAATGCCGTCGT carries:
- the ppc gene encoding phosphoenolpyruvate carboxylase, producing the protein MPTHNREISRDVRELGELLGEVLKDQTSRQAFETVESCRQTAVEYRSGERESRDPLVAELEGLSPHQQRIVVRAFTTYFELINLAEERERVRTIRTESNEGTLEDGLSAAAAELGEEDVDTVHQVLDDVLIEPTFTAHPTEARRKTVKSKLRDISTHLETLDERLLTEKEQSQVWRDIDAEVTSLWQTPQVRNRQPEPEDEARNVQWYLENTLFDVVSEVYDELADAIDAEVDGDLEIPKLFEFRSWAGSDRDGNPYVTPEVTSNTLERQREVVLEKYREQLKHLSGVLSQDGSRIDTDGEFEASLEEDRERLPGSARMAEERYPDEPYRQKLKLMRERLARVGDVRPGGYDDVDELLNDLEIIAQSLRNNVAENVVEAHVDPIRRQVATFGFSLASLDLREHQQKHTDAIAEALESEGIDYYDLSEAERVTFLTDAVLQDEPVLDLSETDGLSEDSARVFELFDSLADWQTEYGVEAIDTYAISMTDEPSHVLEVLFLADQAGVVSLPEHSGIDIVPLLETEYALSGARRIMGTLFENEAYSQALEARGRTQEIMLGYSDSNKENGFLAANWSLFKNQRRLGEICDDYDVQMRLFHGRGGSISRGGGPMNEALLALPNNTITGQVKFTEQGEAIAEKYGNPRIAERNIEQMLNAQLRARKQAINQPEEEIPSEWTDAMETMADAARQEYRNLLESDGFVRYFEQATPITVIEDLNLGSRPASRSGERSVEDLRAIPWVFSWTQSRCILPGWYAVATGIEAYLEDGGSMETLREMYDEWPFFRTTLDNAALSLSRTDLEIAAQYADIADPDLRERFFSRITAEFERALELITEIGRRDELHPRDWLGENLERRNPYVDPLNVLQVHLLEQTHRTDIEERTLRLTVKGIAAGMKNTG